In the Epinephelus lanceolatus isolate andai-2023 chromosome 6, ASM4190304v1, whole genome shotgun sequence genome, one interval contains:
- the LOC117253826 gene encoding uncharacterized protein LOC117253826: MKKEKKASSVKLEKHELDTCPMIVCKVEKSIPKMRPVKSKERIKAATSKSKSTSAREATTCETSGNIMKLCVNLMPVLAAAKEPVEEEEERKEDNECTSKKKPETSCKNDPSVTKSEEQILSSFTGLNLDTDTKQAQSPWLVLPPITQPKPAPECCDRQRGHHTPLPPISPTEQTRTISSNVTIRGCRGDGLVTGHVADSRPWMDNPLFSKSRSPEFRLPDISLSSLDALLQTVTQKLGRKRRGYDEGRWTRVHSDQLLAAVSERRLRERSGTENKNLANIEAVTETSVGGCSVNSQRSLPPLSSAPKPTLIHTMTKKNLLTSSMLQ; this comes from the exons atgaagaaagagaagaaggcaAGCTCAGTAAAACTGGAAAAACATGAGCTAGACACTTGTCCGATGATCGTGTGTAAAGTGGAGAAATCAATTCCCAAGATGAGACCTGTGAAGTCAAAGGAGAGGATTAAAGCTGCCACATCTAAGAGCAAATCCACCTCAGCCAGGGAGGCTACTACATGTGAAACATCAGGGAATATAATGAAGCTTTGTGTCAATCTGATGCCTGTTCTGGCTGCAGCCAAGGAGCcagtggaggaagaggaagagagaaaggaggacAACGAATGCACAAGTaaaaagaaacctgaaaccagCTGCAAAAATGATCCATCTGTCACTAAATCTGAGGAACAAATACTCAGTTCTTTCACAGGATTAAATCTGGACACTGACACCAAACAAGCACAAAGTCCTTGGCTTGTGCTACCACCTATAACTCAACCTAAACCAGCTCCTGAGTGTTGTGACCGTCAGAGGGGGCACCACACTCCTCTACCTCCCATCAGTCCAACTGAGCAAACAAGGACCATCTCTTCAAATGTTACTATTAGAGGCTGCAGAGGCGACGGGTTAGTTACAGGACATGTAGCAGACAGCAGGCCCTGGATGGACAATCCCCTGTTCTCCAAAAGT AGATCTCCTGAGTTTCGTCTCCCTGACATCTCCTTGTCCAGTCTGGATGCTCTGCTGCAGACGGTCACACAGAAActggggaggaagaggagaggttACGATGAAGGACGGTGGACACGTGTCCATTCTGATCAGCTCCTCGCAGCTGTTAGTGAGCGACGCTTGAGGGAGAGGAGCGGCACGGAGAACAAAAACCTGGCCAACAT TGAAGCAGTGACAGAGACATCAGTGGGTGGATGCAGTGTAAACTCACAGCGGAGCCTCCCACCACTTTCATCTGCCCCAAAACCAACGCTCATCCACACTATGACGAAGAAAAACCTCCTGACATCCAGCATGCTGCAGTAA